The Flavobacterium piscisymbiosum genome includes a region encoding these proteins:
- a CDS encoding dihydrofolate reductase family protein, with product MKKVILDLAVTLDGFIEGPNGETDWCIMDDDMDFDGFLSSIDTIFYGRVSYDMWGNYQPDENASPAEKSLWKEVHAKEKCVFSSQNIKDENATFINADIANTVNEIKKQSGKDIWLYGGASLIKTFIQLNLIDIYRISVHPTVLGNGKPLFEDLKNRIDLKLLKTNIFKSGVVQLIYEPAK from the coding sequence ATGAAAAAAGTAATTTTAGATCTGGCAGTAACATTAGACGGTTTTATCGAAGGTCCTAACGGCGAAACTGACTGGTGCATCATGGACGACGATATGGATTTTGATGGTTTTCTATCTAGTATAGATACTATTTTTTATGGCAGAGTAAGTTATGATATGTGGGGAAATTATCAACCGGATGAAAATGCAAGTCCAGCTGAAAAATCACTTTGGAAAGAAGTACATGCTAAGGAGAAATGCGTTTTTTCCAGCCAAAATATAAAAGACGAGAATGCTACCTTCATAAATGCTGATATCGCAAATACAGTAAACGAAATCAAAAAACAATCCGGAAAAGACATCTGGTTATATGGCGGAGCAAGCCTCATTAAAACTTTTATTCAATTGAACCTTATTGATATCTATAGAATATCTGTTCATCCAACAGTTTTAGGAAATGGCAAACCATTATTTGAAGACCTAAAAAACCGAATAGATTTAAAATTACTTAAAACCAATATTTTCAAATCAGGAGTTGTGCAACTTATTTACGAACCTGCTAAATAA
- a CDS encoding serine hydrolase domain-containing protein, which translates to MKSISIFYVAAFLIFSSALFAQHRENKIDSLITSKFKAEGPGGVFLAAKNGKIIYRKAFGMANLEMNVKMRPESVFEIGSMTKQFTAVSVLMLAEKGKLNVNDEIKKFIPDYPNGNAITIHHLLTHTSGIRDFTNMKSIKDIARRDLSPEELVNFFKNEPSDFKPGEQYKYCNSGYVLLGYIIEIVSGQTYEEFVTENIFKKIGMKNTFYASHEKIIKNRVSGYRDKEHYVNANYISFSIPYASGSIMSNVDDMLKWQNTINSNALLNPVFTEKAFTNYQLINGANIDYGYGWHLEKVKDKIVREHGGSIFGFKSMGVYEPTEHIYVIGLSNCDCNSPTSITRDIASLLID; encoded by the coding sequence ATGAAATCAATTTCAATTTTTTATGTTGCAGCATTTTTAATTTTCTCATCAGCATTATTTGCCCAGCATAGAGAAAATAAAATAGATAGTTTGATTACTTCAAAATTTAAAGCTGAAGGTCCCGGAGGAGTTTTTTTGGCTGCAAAAAACGGAAAAATTATTTACAGGAAGGCTTTTGGAATGGCTAATTTAGAAATGAATGTTAAGATGAGACCTGAATCTGTTTTTGAAATTGGATCAATGACGAAACAATTTACAGCAGTTTCTGTTTTAATGCTTGCTGAAAAAGGAAAACTAAATGTGAACGATGAAATTAAGAAATTTATTCCGGATTATCCTAATGGGAATGCAATTACAATACATCATTTGCTAACACACACTTCGGGAATTAGGGATTTTACGAATATGAAGTCTATAAAAGATATTGCCAGACGAGATTTGTCTCCAGAGGAATTGGTGAATTTTTTTAAGAATGAGCCAAGTGATTTTAAACCTGGAGAACAATATAAATATTGTAATTCAGGATATGTACTTTTAGGTTATATTATTGAAATTGTATCAGGACAAACTTATGAGGAGTTTGTAACTGAAAATATTTTTAAGAAAATAGGAATGAAAAATACGTTTTATGCAAGCCATGAAAAGATTATTAAAAACAGGGTTTCAGGTTATCGTGATAAAGAACATTATGTAAATGCAAATTATATTAGTTTTTCGATACCCTATGCTTCCGGTTCGATAATGTCGAATGTAGATGATATGCTAAAATGGCAAAACACGATAAATTCTAATGCTTTATTAAATCCTGTTTTTACTGAAAAAGCTTTTACTAATTATCAGTTAATTAATGGGGCAAATATCGATTATGGATATGGCTGGCATCTTGAAAAAGTAAAAGACAAAATCGTTCGCGAGCATGGAGGAAGTATTTTTGGCTTTAAATCAATGGGAGTTTATGAGCCCACTGAACATATTTATGTAATAGGTCTAAGTAATTGTGATTGTAATTCTCCCACTTCGATTACGAGAGATATTGCTTCGCTTTTAATTGACTAA
- a CDS encoding pyridoxal phosphate-dependent aminotransferase, producing the protein MNHILSDRINNLATSQTLAMAALARELKAQGKDIISLSLGEPDFNTPDFIKEAVKKAVDENYSTYSPVEGYLELREAICKKFKRDNNLEYKPSQIVVSTGAKQSLYNIAQVMLNDGDEVILPAPYWVSYFEIVKLSGGVPVEVPTSVDTDFKITPEQLEAAITPKTKMMWFSSPCNPSGSVYSREELTALAKVLEKYPNIYVVADEIYEHINFSGTFCSIGSIPGMLERTITVNGVAKAFAMTGYRIGYIGAPEFIAKACTKIQGQVTSGANSVAQRATITAVEADPSVLNHMVQAFHTRRDLVVGLLKEIPGVKINVPEGAFYVFPDVSSFFGKTLRGTEIKDANDVSMYLLAEANVATVTGDAFGNPDCIRFSYATSDDILKEALRRIKEALAV; encoded by the coding sequence ATGAATCATATTCTTTCAGACAGAATCAACAACTTAGCGACATCACAAACCTTAGCAATGGCTGCTTTAGCACGTGAGTTAAAAGCACAAGGAAAAGACATTATCAGTTTAAGTTTAGGTGAACCAGATTTTAACACTCCTGACTTCATCAAAGAAGCTGTTAAAAAAGCAGTAGACGAAAATTACAGCACCTATTCTCCGGTAGAAGGTTATTTAGAATTGAGAGAAGCAATTTGCAAAAAATTCAAAAGAGACAATAATTTAGAGTACAAACCATCACAAATTGTAGTTTCTACGGGAGCAAAACAATCTTTGTACAACATTGCACAAGTAATGCTAAACGATGGTGACGAGGTTATTTTACCTGCACCTTACTGGGTTTCTTACTTCGAAATCGTAAAACTTTCAGGCGGAGTTCCTGTTGAAGTGCCAACATCTGTAGATACTGATTTCAAAATTACACCAGAACAATTAGAAGCTGCCATCACGCCAAAAACAAAAATGATGTGGTTCAGTTCTCCTTGTAACCCATCCGGATCTGTTTACAGCAGAGAAGAGCTTACAGCTCTTGCAAAAGTGCTAGAAAAATACCCAAATATATACGTAGTTGCAGATGAAATTTATGAGCACATCAATTTCTCAGGAACTTTCTGCAGCATCGGTTCAATCCCGGGAATGCTAGAAAGAACCATTACTGTAAACGGAGTAGCAAAAGCATTTGCTATGACAGGATACAGAATTGGTTATATTGGAGCACCGGAATTCATCGCAAAAGCGTGTACAAAAATTCAGGGACAAGTAACTTCAGGAGCAAATTCTGTAGCGCAACGTGCTACAATTACTGCTGTAGAAGCTGATCCAAGCGTTTTAAACCACATGGTTCAGGCTTTCCATACCCGTAGAGATTTAGTGGTAGGATTACTTAAAGAAATTCCTGGAGTAAAAATCAACGTTCCTGAAGGAGCATTTTACGTATTCCCAGACGTTTCTTCTTTCTTCGGAAAAACTTTAAGAGGAACAGAAATTAAAGATGCAAACGACGTATCGATGTACCTTTTGGCTGAAGCTAATGTAGCAACAGTAACCGGAGACGCTTTCGGAAATCCAGACTGTATTCGTTTCTCTTACGCAACAAGCGACGATATCTTAAAAGAAGCATTACGCAGAATCAAAGAAGCTTTGGCTGTGTAA
- a CDS encoding Crp/Fnr family transcriptional regulator, which yields MELILENIAKHVSLTAEEQALFLSKLETKTYKPKTILLNAGEVCKHSYFVNSGILRSFNINDNIVEHVLSFACEGWWMSDMYSFFSQKPGQLFIEVLEEAEVVSLSKENQEQLYLEIPKLERFFRILIENSLVANQQRLMDNLSLPAEERFEKFTTKYGSLVHKVPQKQIASFIGVTPEFFSKMKARLLKK from the coding sequence ATGGAGTTAATTCTTGAAAACATTGCCAAACACGTTTCATTGACTGCAGAAGAGCAAGCACTTTTTTTATCTAAACTAGAAACAAAAACGTACAAGCCTAAAACGATTTTATTAAACGCAGGTGAAGTCTGCAAACATTCCTATTTTGTAAACTCGGGAATTTTAAGAAGCTTCAATATCAACGATAATATTGTCGAACATGTTTTATCTTTTGCCTGCGAAGGTTGGTGGATGAGCGATATGTACAGCTTTTTTTCGCAAAAGCCCGGACAGCTTTTTATAGAAGTTCTGGAAGAAGCCGAAGTAGTTTCGTTATCCAAAGAAAATCAGGAACAATTGTATTTGGAGATTCCAAAATTAGAACGCTTTTTTAGAATTTTAATCGAAAATTCATTAGTTGCCAATCAGCAGCGATTAATGGACAATTTAAGTTTACCTGCAGAAGAACGTTTCGAAAAGTTTACTACCAAATATGGTTCTCTGGTTCATAAAGTTCCTCAAAAACAAATCGCTTCTTTCATTGGCGTAACACCGGAATTTTTCAGCAAAATGAAAGCAAGGCTTTTGAAAAAATAG
- the rsmG gene encoding 16S rRNA (guanine(527)-N(7))-methyltransferase RsmG, protein MDEILKYFPDLTDIQIEQFQKLDFLYHDWNEKINVISRKDIDALYTKHVLHSLGIAKIMKFEPGTFVLDVGTGGGFPGIPLAILFPETRFYLIDVIAKKIKVVQGVVDALELKNVKAEQLRAELVKGDFDFIVSRAVTNMPDFVSWIKTKIKKQQKHTLKNGILYLKGGDLTEELKDFPKATLYDLSTIFEDEFFETKKVVHLPLKFTV, encoded by the coding sequence ATGGATGAGATATTGAAATATTTTCCTGATTTGACCGACATTCAAATCGAACAATTTCAAAAATTAGACTTTTTATACCACGATTGGAATGAAAAAATCAATGTTATTTCGCGTAAAGACATTGATGCATTATATACAAAACACGTTTTGCATTCGCTTGGAATTGCAAAAATTATGAAATTCGAACCAGGAACATTTGTTCTTGATGTTGGAACAGGCGGAGGATTTCCCGGAATTCCATTGGCGATTCTTTTTCCTGAAACGCGTTTTTATTTAATTGATGTTATTGCCAAAAAAATAAAAGTAGTTCAGGGTGTTGTTGATGCATTAGAATTAAAGAACGTAAAAGCAGAACAATTGCGTGCTGAATTGGTAAAAGGTGATTTCGATTTTATTGTAAGCCGTGCCGTAACCAATATGCCGGATTTTGTTTCCTGGATTAAAACTAAAATCAAAAAGCAGCAAAAGCATACGTTGAAAAACGGAATTCTATACCTAAAAGGCGGAGATTTGACAGAGGAATTAAAGGATTTCCCTAAAGCAACTTTATACGATTTGTCTACGATTTTTGAAGATGAGTTTTTTGAAACCAAAAAAGTAGTGCATTTGCCTTTGAAGTTTACCGTTTAA
- a CDS encoding ferritin-like domain-containing protein: MIHTDETTEKAVSTLEGLISILEDGKLGYTNAAEHVDSPAIKTDFLEYARERALFIVEIQDEINKLGKSTDTSGGGPLGAIHRAWIDIKSSFTSGDTEAIINACITGEEAAIEKYKIALEHNHLDSSQIGIVSKQLNSIENTLTKIKAKKLS, encoded by the coding sequence ATGATACATACAGATGAAACCACAGAAAAAGCAGTTAGCACATTAGAAGGATTAATTTCGATTCTTGAAGATGGAAAACTAGGATATACTAATGCCGCAGAACATGTAGACAGCCCGGCAATCAAAACCGACTTTTTAGAGTATGCCCGCGAACGTGCCTTATTTATTGTAGAAATACAAGACGAAATCAACAAACTGGGAAAATCAACTGATACTTCAGGCGGCGGACCATTAGGAGCGATACACCGTGCCTGGATCGATATTAAATCTTCTTTCACAAGCGGAGATACAGAAGCGATCATTAATGCTTGTATTACCGGAGAAGAAGCTGCCATCGAAAAATACAAAATTGCTCTTGAACACAACCATCTTGATTCAAGTCAAATTGGTATTGTTTCAAAACAATTAAACAGTATCGAAAATACTCTGACTAAAATCAAAGCAAAAAAACTGTCATAA
- a CDS encoding fatty acid desaturase family protein: MNNTAPTFAKQDNLKFFRTLNSRVNNYFKENNIQKTGNWKLHLKAIILFAVFLTPYFLILTLPMPFWAQLLLNILMGVGMAGIGMNVMHDGNHGSYSSKSWINKIMGGSIYILAGNVHNWQVQHNVLHHTYTNIHGHDEDLDAGRIIRFTQNAEWQRFHKFQHYYSFFLYGLLTFNWALTTDFKQMKNYLKRKLSYGTPQSPVKLWTVLVITKIIYVLIWMVLPMVLGVTWWKVVVGFFVMHYVAGLILSIVFQLAHVVEETSNPVPNEDGEMENTWAIHQLYTTANFAPKNKVINWFTGGLNHQIEHHIFPNISHIHYGKIAEIVKQTAIECNLPYHEFRTMRGAVIAHYKHLKDLGMKPELA, translated from the coding sequence ATGAATAACACTGCGCCTACATTTGCTAAGCAAGACAATCTGAAGTTCTTCAGAACACTTAACTCACGAGTAAACAATTACTTCAAGGAGAACAACATTCAGAAAACCGGAAACTGGAAGCTGCACTTAAAAGCAATTATTCTTTTTGCAGTTTTTCTAACGCCTTACTTTTTAATTCTAACTCTTCCTATGCCATTTTGGGCACAATTGTTATTAAACATTTTGATGGGAGTTGGAATGGCCGGAATTGGAATGAACGTGATGCACGACGGAAACCATGGATCATACTCTTCTAAATCATGGATCAACAAGATTATGGGCGGAAGTATTTATATTCTGGCAGGAAATGTTCACAACTGGCAAGTACAACACAATGTGCTTCACCATACTTATACAAATATTCACGGACATGATGAAGATCTTGACGCCGGAAGAATTATTCGTTTTACACAAAATGCTGAATGGCAACGTTTTCATAAATTCCAACACTATTATTCTTTCTTTTTATACGGACTATTGACTTTCAATTGGGCTTTAACCACCGATTTTAAGCAAATGAAAAACTATCTTAAAAGAAAATTATCTTATGGAACACCTCAAAGTCCTGTCAAATTATGGACTGTTTTGGTGATCACAAAAATAATCTACGTTTTAATCTGGATGGTTTTACCAATGGTACTTGGCGTAACATGGTGGAAAGTTGTTGTTGGATTTTTCGTAATGCATTACGTAGCCGGATTAATTTTAAGTATTGTTTTTCAATTGGCACACGTAGTAGAAGAAACTTCAAACCCGGTTCCTAATGAAGATGGAGAAATGGAAAACACCTGGGCGATTCACCAATTGTATACGACGGCTAACTTCGCTCCAAAAAATAAAGTAATCAACTGGTTTACAGGAGGATTAAATCATCAGATTGAGCACCATATTTTCCCGAATATCAGTCATATTCATTACGGAAAAATTGCCGAAATCGTAAAACAAACTGCAATCGAATGCAACTTGCCTTATCATGAATTCAGAACCATGAGAGGAGCGGTTATAGCACATTACAAGCATCTTAAAGATCTTGGAATGAAACCGGAACTAGCATAG
- a CDS encoding DUF6370 family protein: MKKAIFIVFLFIGIATQAQDKKTTEKPQIVETACGECQFGMKGKSCDLAVRIDGKPYFVDGTTIDEHGDAHAEDGFCNKIRKASVTGKVENGRFKATSFTLIKEQ, from the coding sequence ATGAAAAAAGCAATCTTTATAGTATTCCTATTTATCGGAATCGCAACTCAGGCTCAGGATAAAAAAACAACCGAAAAACCACAAATTGTCGAAACCGCTTGTGGCGAATGTCAATTTGGGATGAAAGGAAAAAGCTGTGATTTAGCCGTTCGCATTGACGGAAAACCTTATTTTGTAGACGGAACCACGATCGACGAACATGGCGATGCACATGCTGAGGATGGCTTCTGCAACAAAATCCGCAAAGCTTCTGTAACCGGAAAAGTAGAAAACGGTCGTTTTAAAGCCACTTCATTCACTTTGATAAAAGAACAATAA
- a CDS encoding peptidase U32 family protein, which produces MKKKIEILAPAKDLIGGMAAINSGADAVYIGAPQFGARSNANNSIEDVAALVKYAHLFNAQVFVVMNTILYDNELETCRSMIWELYDIGVDALIIQDMAIMEMDLPPIVLHASTQANNRDADKIKFLKDAGIKRVVLARELNLHQIKTIYDEADVVLEFFVTGALCVSFSGNCYMSVANGERSANRGSCAQNCRLPYNLIDGNGETLIKNSHLLSIKDLDISDQIPNLVEAGIVSFKIEGRLKDVVYVKNNVSFLRQKLDSYLEGAGSEKYMKASSGTCTYTFDSSLNRTFNRGYTDYFVNDRNHSIGSWESPKSKGQYIGKLIRTVGNAYEIENGELLNNGDGLCFINENNEADGIYVNKAENGKIYPNVLKEVKDGTFIYRNNDAAFIKIVEREDSAVRKLSTTLLLTETETGFELIATDEDGNVSTVNLEHSKEQTKTGESIEENIKTQLAKTGFTPYTANEINIMFSQNWFLPISKINEMRRTVYDQLTEIRLANYKREEHQLVKTSHPYPETKLDFMYNVSNKTARKFYERHGVTEIEKAFELQWDPGKSRVMTTKYCIKYELKKCPIHQKDIMGVKVKEPLVLKQGELEYKLKFNCKPCEMEIWEKDAEFEIEEDQFH; this is translated from the coding sequence ATGAAGAAGAAAATTGAAATATTAGCTCCTGCTAAAGATTTAATTGGAGGAATGGCCGCCATCAACAGTGGCGCCGATGCAGTTTATATTGGGGCTCCACAATTTGGAGCACGTTCTAATGCCAACAATTCTATCGAAGATGTTGCTGCATTGGTAAAATATGCGCATTTATTTAATGCTCAGGTTTTTGTAGTAATGAATACCATTTTGTACGACAACGAACTCGAAACGTGTCGCTCAATGATCTGGGAACTATACGATATAGGTGTCGATGCCCTGATCATTCAGGATATGGCTATTATGGAAATGGACTTACCTCCTATCGTACTTCACGCCAGCACACAAGCCAACAATCGTGATGCTGATAAAATTAAATTCCTTAAAGATGCCGGAATCAAACGTGTGGTTTTAGCCCGCGAATTAAATCTGCATCAAATTAAAACAATATACGACGAGGCAGATGTTGTATTAGAATTTTTTGTAACCGGAGCTTTATGCGTTTCCTTTAGCGGAAACTGTTATATGAGTGTGGCCAACGGAGAACGCAGCGCCAATCGTGGTTCTTGCGCACAAAACTGCCGTTTACCGTATAACTTAATCGACGGAAACGGAGAAACTTTAATCAAAAATAGTCATTTACTTTCTATCAAAGATTTAGATATTTCAGATCAAATTCCAAATCTTGTTGAAGCCGGAATCGTTTCTTTTAAAATCGAAGGAAGACTTAAAGATGTTGTTTACGTTAAAAATAACGTATCCTTTTTACGTCAAAAACTGGACAGTTATTTAGAAGGAGCCGGAAGCGAAAAATACATGAAAGCTTCATCTGGAACTTGTACCTATACTTTCGATTCTTCTTTAAACAGAACTTTCAACCGTGGTTACACCGATTATTTTGTAAACGATAGAAATCACAGTATTGGTTCCTGGGAAAGCCCAAAATCAAAAGGACAATACATTGGTAAACTAATCCGAACTGTTGGAAACGCTTACGAAATCGAAAACGGCGAGTTACTAAACAACGGCGATGGACTTTGTTTCATCAACGAAAACAACGAAGCCGACGGAATCTATGTAAACAAAGCCGAAAACGGTAAAATATATCCAAACGTTTTAAAAGAAGTAAAAGACGGAACTTTCATTTACAGAAATAACGACGCCGCTTTTATCAAAATAGTAGAAAGAGAAGACAGTGCCGTTCGTAAACTAAGCACTACTTTATTACTTACTGAAACCGAAACTGGTTTCGAACTAATCGCAACCGATGAAGACGGAAATGTAAGCACCGTAAACTTAGAACATTCAAAAGAACAGACTAAAACCGGCGAATCAATCGAAGAAAACATCAAAACGCAATTGGCAAAAACAGGCTTTACCCCTTATACTGCCAATGAAATTAATATCATGTTTTCTCAAAACTGGTTCCTTCCTATTTCAAAAATCAACGAAATGAGAAGAACCGTTTACGATCAGTTAACCGAGATTCGTTTAGCAAATTACAAACGCGAAGAACACCAATTGGTAAAAACGTCACATCCGTATCCTGAAACCAAACTGGATTTCATGTACAACGTTTCAAACAAAACTGCACGTAAATTCTACGAGCGTCACGGTGTAACCGAAATAGAAAAAGCATTCGAATTACAATGGGATCCGGGAAAATCTCGTGTAATGACCACAAAATATTGCATCAAATACGAATTAAAAAAATGCCCAATACACCAAAAAGATATCATGGGTGTAAAAGTAAAAGAACCATTGGTTTTAAAACAAGGCGAGCTCGAATACAAACTAAAATTCAATTGCAAACCCTGCGAAATGGAAATCTGGGAAAAAGATGCCGAATTCGAAATCGAAGAAGATCAATTTCACTAA
- the purT gene encoding formate-dependent phosphoribosylglycinamide formyltransferase, producing the protein MKILLLGSGELGKEFVIAAQRIGQTIIAVDSYENAPAMQVAHGFEVINMLDGEALDRIVAKHQPDFIVPEIEAIRTERFYDYEKQGITVVPSAKAANFTMNRKAIRDLASKELGLKTAKYQYATSAEELQKAVQEVGIPCVVKPLMSSSGKGQSTIKTENDIEKAWQYAVAGSRGDVIEVIVEAFVDFHSEITLLTITQNNNPTLFCAPIGHRQERGDYQESWQPAKVSEADLYEAQDMAEKITEALGGAGLFGVEFFLTNEGVYFSELSPRPHDTGMVTLAGTQNFNEFELHLRAILSLPIFEITLEKAGASAVILASEDSANPTFTGIEKVAALPKTDFRIFGKPTSRPYRRMGVVLSHDSLATPIEEVVERAKATSKLITVNS; encoded by the coding sequence ATGAAAATACTACTCCTCGGTTCAGGCGAATTAGGCAAAGAATTTGTCATTGCCGCACAACGAATCGGACAAACCATAATTGCTGTAGACAGTTACGAAAATGCCCCAGCCATGCAAGTTGCTCACGGATTTGAAGTCATTAATATGCTCGACGGCGAAGCCTTAGACCGAATCGTAGCCAAACACCAACCCGACTTTATAGTTCCCGAAATAGAAGCCATTCGCACCGAACGTTTTTACGATTACGAAAAACAAGGCATTACCGTTGTTCCTTCGGCGAAAGCAGCAAATTTCACTATGAATCGCAAAGCCATTCGTGATTTGGCCTCAAAAGAATTAGGATTAAAAACAGCCAAATACCAATACGCAACTTCTGCCGAAGAATTGCAAAAAGCCGTTCAGGAAGTTGGAATTCCCTGTGTGGTAAAACCATTAATGTCATCATCCGGAAAAGGGCAATCAACCATAAAAACCGAAAATGATATCGAAAAAGCATGGCAATATGCAGTTGCAGGTTCTCGCGGAGATGTTATCGAAGTTATTGTAGAAGCTTTTGTAGATTTCCATTCAGAAATTACACTTTTAACAATTACGCAGAATAATAATCCAACCTTATTTTGTGCGCCAATTGGTCACAGACAAGAACGCGGTGATTATCAGGAAAGCTGGCAACCCGCAAAAGTTTCTGAAGCCGATTTGTACGAAGCGCAGGATATGGCCGAAAAAATAACCGAAGCACTTGGCGGAGCAGGTCTTTTTGGCGTTGAATTTTTCCTAACCAACGAGGGCGTTTATTTCTCAGAACTTTCTCCTCGCCCACACGATACCGGAATGGTAACTTTAGCAGGAACGCAGAATTTCAACGAATTCGAATTGCATTTACGTGCAATTTTAAGCCTTCCAATTTTCGAAATTACATTAGAAAAGGCCGGAGCAAGTGCCGTAATTTTAGCCTCTGAAGATTCTGCAAATCCCACTTTTACCGGAATCGAAAAAGTAGCCGCTTTACCAAAAACCGATTTCAGGATTTTTGGCAAACCAACTTCAAGACCGTATCGCCGAATGGGCGTTGTATTAAGCCATGATTCACTGGCAACTCCAATCGAAGAAGTTGTCGAACGCGCCAAAGCAACCTCTAAATTAATAACTGTAAATTCTTAA
- the aceA gene encoding isocitrate lyase has product MKTTEDRIQELINDWITNPRWKGVERPYTATEVITLQGSYQIEHSIAKMGAQKLWRKLKNQDYVAGLGALTGNQAIQEVDAGLEAIYLSGWQVAADANLAGEMYPDQSLYPVNSVPMVVKKINNALLRADQIQTVNGVEDKKDYLVPIVADAEAGFGGNLNAFELMKSMIEAGASGVHFEDQLSSAKKCGHLGGKVLVPTQEAINKLIAARLASDVMGVSALIVARTDADAANLLTSDADPRDAKFITGEKTNEGFFYVNSGIDQGIARGLSYAPYADLIWMETSNPDLVYAKKFADAMKKEFPDKMLAYNCSPSFNWAAKLSVAEMETFREDLAAMGYKFQFITLAGFHALNTSMFELSKAYKERGMAGYSELQEREFALQQSGFRAVKHQAFVGTSYFDAVQNTVMIGKSTITAMEHSTEVEQF; this is encoded by the coding sequence ATGAAAACAACAGAAGACAGAATTCAGGAATTGATTAACGATTGGATTACGAACCCAAGATGGAAAGGTGTTGAACGTCCTTATACAGCTACAGAAGTAATTACGCTTCAGGGTTCGTATCAAATTGAGCATTCTATTGCCAAAATGGGAGCGCAAAAATTATGGAGAAAGTTAAAAAATCAGGATTATGTTGCTGGTTTGGGCGCTTTGACAGGAAATCAGGCGATTCAGGAAGTCGACGCTGGTCTTGAAGCGATTTATTTAAGTGGCTGGCAAGTAGCTGCCGATGCAAATTTGGCGGGAGAAATGTACCCGGACCAATCGCTTTATCCAGTAAATAGTGTACCAATGGTAGTTAAAAAAATAAACAATGCTTTGTTACGCGCTGATCAGATTCAGACGGTAAACGGAGTGGAAGATAAAAAGGATTACTTAGTTCCGATTGTGGCTGATGCTGAAGCTGGTTTTGGCGGAAACTTAAATGCTTTCGAATTAATGAAGTCAATGATTGAAGCGGGGGCTTCAGGAGTTCATTTTGAAGATCAGCTGAGTTCTGCTAAAAAGTGCGGACATTTGGGCGGTAAAGTTTTGGTACCAACTCAGGAAGCAATTAATAAACTGATTGCAGCGCGTTTAGCATCTGATGTTATGGGAGTTTCAGCTTTAATTGTTGCCAGAACAGATGCTGATGCGGCTAATTTATTAACCAGCGATGCAGACCCAAGAGATGCTAAATTCATTACAGGCGAAAAAACCAACGAAGGTTTCTTTTATGTAAACAGCGGAATCGATCAGGGAATTGCAAGAGGTTTGAGCTACGCGCCTTATGCTGATTTGATTTGGATGGAAACCAGTAATCCGGATTTGGTTTATGCTAAAAAGTTTGCCGATGCGATGAAAAAGGAATTCCCGGATAAAATGTTGGCATACAATTGTTCTCCATCTTTCAATTGGGCTGCAAAATTATCAGTGGCTGAAATGGAAACGTTCAGGGAAGATCTGGCGGCAATGGGATATAAATTCCAATTTATTACGTTGGCGGGATTCCATGCTTTGAATACGAGTATGTTCGAATTATCTAAAGCGTACAAAGAACGCGGCATGGCGGGTTATTCTGAATTGCAGGAAAGAGAATTTGCTTTACAACAAAGTGGATTCAGAGCGGTAAAACATCAGGCTTTTGTGGGAACTTCTTATTTTGATGCTGTTCAAAACACGGTAATGATAGGAAAATCAACCATAACGGCAATGGAACATTCTACAGAGGTTGAGCAATTTTAA